GATCTCTCCATTCACATTACTTCTTCTGTAGGATACGGAGACAGAGGAGCACCTCCTAAGATTCCAGGTAATTTGGATATTTCTCTAGATCTAACACTGGCTTGCTCTTCAAGTCAGTCTGAGGTAACCATGGCTTTATTGTGAATAGCTTTCCACCATATTAGTTTGTAACTACCCTGTGTCTCCAACAGGTGGTGCCACTCTCATTTTTGAAGTGGAACTACTCGGCATCGAGAGGAGGTCTGACTTATAGTGAAGATTAACTTAAAACAAAATAAGATGCCTGTTAGTGCTGTTTTTAAGTCACTGTGGCTGCCCTACCATAACTTCTTCCTTAACTCCTACTTACCCAAGACAACGCACAGGGGGACTGTTTCTCTTTAGCATTAGTCGTTGCACTGAAATACTGTATAGTGCTAAAAGCTGTTGAAGATCCTACATAATATAGATACTATTCAACTACAGCTAACATCATATGTAACTGGTACTCCCTGGTGAATTTGAACTCCAATATGCCTTACacattatacatttttgcaaGCAAATAATAATGTTTAGTTCCGCATTCAAAATTGCCCCTTCCATCATTCCAGTGTTATGTTTTTCTACATGTGAGACCAACTAGCTCTTTGACTTAAATGAATTGTCATTTTTGAGTATTTTACTAGCCTGATAAGTGGGTACGTATCATGCTGAGGGAACTAGTCGAACAACATACATGCACTATGGTAGCACAAGATAAGCGATAGTGCACTGTTCAATGGGTTTTTAGGCTCTATTGAATGGAGTATTTGTCAATGAATTTTAGTTTTGGAATTCCAGTTTCACTTCATTGGTAAATAAGACGACCAATGTTCATGTTTCAGTTTGTTTAAATCGATTAAAGATATTTGGATTTTCGAAGTGTGACTGCTTGTGTTTTTTTCCTGCAAGATATTTagctacagtacattacaataaCATCGTAAGTGCACGCAAGTCAGAGTAGGTAAAACACGTATTGAATTTTAATAAAAATGTAACAAATTGTTAAACAGCACCATTAAGTATTGCTACATTACGTCACTACAGTTTTGCAATCACatcttaaacacacacaccacagattaTGCAGTCGCCTACTGTACCTCCAGCACTCTAAATGAACGCAGTAACCCAGTTCATGATTTGATTCAGTCTTCAACGTGATGCAGGTTCTAGGAGATGCACTGCGAATCTGGTAGTTAAAAGCCTGCCCAACATAACATCTCAATGGGGTCCAAAAGATTAAGGAATTATAGTAATGAGGTGTACACATGCGGGCGCAGCGAAATGCAGGACCAATTGTCATACTTTTCAAAGACATTGCTTAATCCACTATAGTCGATACAATCATTGCTGTAGTCTTCTAAGGCCGAAGTCCTTTTCGCAGTGCTTACTGTATGGTTAATGACTAAGTGTTTTCGGTTTGAGAAACAAGTAGAAAGGCCTTCGCTTTATTTTTTTATCTACTTGGGTCAGGTCTGAGAAACAGACCCACCCCGTCACTCTCAGGCACCAGGGTGGAGGATATGGAGGGGAAACCAGTTGAACCATATGTTATAGTAGGACTCAAAAGCATTCACTGTAGTGAAAGTTCATGTCATGGATTTAAATGGGCTCTAACCCTAATTTGCAAatgttttcctgtgttttatagagTCAATCATGCATTATTCCCAAAATGTGTATTTAACAAAAAATGTGCGCAATGAAAACGCGTAGGCTACTGATGTTATTACAGTGGCATGCTGGTGTTTGTCTTTGATAACTGTCCACACTTGCTCATGTCAAAGGTGTAACATAAAGCATAATGTTCACTCCCAGTAGTCCAGTGTGAAATGTTGAAAAGCCCTTCATGCTTCCCTTTCAAAAAATATATTAGACAGGTGATGACAGTGCTCTGCTTGAAATCAGTACACAGACTTAACTACCGTTTCCCCAAATAAACCATTCTCGAGTAACACTTTGCTTCTCTATAAATCCTAGTTAAAATGGCATCGTAAAAATGACATGGCTCCAACTATTACCAACCAAGGATAGTTCACTATTTCTAGCTGTTACTATACATACAGTGATGTTGACTAATCAACTAACCAAAGAGTTACATTTGTTAGACTGCATAAAGTTGCATCTGTCATGACTCACTGAGGTTTATGTACTTGTCATGCTTTGTTGGTGACTTCTAGCTCAAGTTAAATGTTGTCATGTTCTTCCTCCATGTCATCAGTTTATCAATGCTGTACTATATTCTGATATTTGAACACTCATCACTTACTACTGTATATGTATAACATGATTATAAATCCACAAATAGTTTTAACAAAGACAGAGACATAGTAATCCCTGCTGCAGAGATTTGATTGGTCGATCTTCTTCCCTCTACCAATCCTGCTGATTGAAGGATTCTAGGTGCTGAGGGTGTCTAGCTGGGTGTCCCTGTGTAGAACTGAGTTGTAATCAGTTGGGGTTGTTCTGAGGCTAAGGAGAAGATTTCTCATTCTTTTTGGGCGGAGTGCTGAGTTTCTGCAGACCTTTAACCTTCTCTAGGAGAGCCGTGACAAAGTCCTGCAGTAAATGAACAATGGAGGGTGATGTGAGACTGAACAACTGTTATCATACATGTTACTGTATTACTCATTTATTTGAgaaactcagtcaaaacaatgGATGGGAAGTTGGTTCCAGACAGTTATTTTCAGTTGATCAGTCACTCTAATGCTGGGTTTTATAGCTTAACAGAAGCAGAATAATAACAGAAGCAGATAATAATCTTATTCTAATTTTGAACTTACATCTGTAGGTTTGTAACAGTCAACCAGCAAACCCTGCGAAACAGTACGAAGTGAAAGAGGAAATTAACTCCATTAGAAGAGCCGAGTCCTAACTTGAAATCAACATGGGTAACTGTAAACGCATGTAATGATATGGGAGATTTCCCATCAAATTTTGAGATTGACCTAAAGTAAGGATTCAGCCCTCGATACAAATGAACAATAATGGATTTGTATTCCATATAGAATAGGGTTTAGCGGTCACCTTGACCCTGGATGCCCGGTCTCCATCAGTGGGCATATCCAACAGCTCATCCACATCAATCTCCAACTCTGGAATCTCCTCCTCCTGAGAGAGGCAaaggcagtgagagagacagtgatggtgatagacaaagacatacacacagaaaATATAGAGAAAacagcagagaggggagagtagaaaaAACTGTCATGAATATATCAGACAGCCTAAGGATCAAACCAAATATTTTTGCACAGCAGTCTCACCTCTGAACATCCTCCATAGGTCCCCAATGTCCCTAGCTTCCTCCCTCTGCTTCTCAACACAACAGGATGGGCTGAACCCCCTATGTGGTGTGTACTGATAACAATACACACAGACTTCCTGACTGCTGTCTACTCAATTGAACATGACTGTTTAGAAGTAGACATCCCTATAGAAAtactacattacaatacaatctCCAGTTAGTACAATGTATTGCTGTTTACATGCCTATAATCTACAGCCCAAGGACCTAGTCAGGAGGTCAAATAGTAGTTACAAGAGCCCACACTCATATAACATAGGCCGATCAGAAAACACTCAGCATCTCCTCTGACCCTGGCACAACCCTGAGTACCAGAGTTGCCTAAATCAAAACACTGATAAATCACATTCATATCTCCCACTGTATGTCACCCTCTGCTCCAGCCAAGGTAATTATTAGTTCAATTAGCCCTTTACTAGTCCAGTTGGTCTCTCTGAGGACCATGTGACATAGGTAATGGTCAATGTCGTTACAGTCCAATAATGCGTAATGTGCCGGCGCTGCATGTTACATCTCAACCTATAATGTTAACC
The Oncorhynchus gorbuscha isolate QuinsamMale2020 ecotype Even-year linkage group LG20, OgorEven_v1.0, whole genome shotgun sequence DNA segment above includes these coding regions:
- the LOC124007059 gene encoding protein phosphatase 1 regulatory subunit 14B-like → MATLTSQDSTAQARVYFQTPPGTEDSEVVQKQGRVTVKYDRKELRKRLNLEEWIIEQLTDLYDCEEEEIPELEIDVDELLDMPTDGDRASRVKGLLVDCYKPTDDFVTALLEKVKGLQKLSTPPKKNEKSSP